In Capsicum annuum cultivar UCD-10X-F1 chromosome 11, UCD10Xv1.1, whole genome shotgun sequence, one genomic interval encodes:
- the LOC107846682 gene encoding agamous-like MADS-box protein AGL90, with protein MERKLMFSLNLPNTKRGTSRKKRHEELLKKLHNFCSLCGSEIASVFYRDCHSKPVIFSNHENNVKTFTKFRELSTSMKSKNQVAQDEYNEQSIIKILEEEILNLIKESLIEKTTTEMNEVLKEKEDVTIKMNPYDVNDLAEHTELSIKKLEEESQKQTKENIIEELITKMNEVLKGKEDVTIETNPYDVNDLVEYTEMSIKKLEEEIQKQIEQNLVQELTTKMNDVLKTKKKMLLLRQFLMMSTIFCT; from the coding sequence ATGGAAAGGAAATTGatgttttctttgaatttacCTAACACTAAGAGGGGGACTTCGCGTAAGAAAAGACATGAAGAGCTCCTTAAAAAACTTCACAACTTTTGCAGCCTTTGTGGTAGTGAGATTGCTAGCGTCTTCTATAGGGATTGCCACAGTAAACCTGTGATTTTTTCAAATCATGAGAATAATGTCAAAACCTTTACCAAATTTAGGGAGCTATCGACGTCAATGAAATCCAAAAATCAGGTGGCACAAGATGAGTACAATGAGCAGAGTATTATTAAGATATTGGAGGAAGAAATTCTGAATCTAATAAAGGAAAGCCTAATCGAAAAGACAACAACCGAGATGAATGAAGtgttgaaagaaaaagaagacgTTACTATTAAGATGAACCCTTATGATGTCAATGATCTTGCTGAGCACACCGAGTTGAGTATTAAGAAGTTGGAGGAAGAAAGCCAGAAGCAAACAAAGGAGAACATAATTGAGGAGTTAATAACTAAGATGAATGAAGTGTTGAAAGGAAAAGAAGATGTTACTATTGAGACAAACCCTTATGATGTCAACGATCTTGTTGAGTATACCGAGATGAGTATTAAGAAGCTGGAGGAAGAAATTCAAAAGCAAATAGAGCAGAACCTAGTCCAGGAGTTAACAACTAAGATGAATGATGTgttgaaaacaaaaaagaagatgTTACTATTGAGACAATTCCTTATGATGTCAACGATCTTCTGTACATGA